A genome region from Alicyclobacillus acidocaldarius subsp. acidocaldarius DSM 446 includes the following:
- a CDS encoding LutB/LldF family L-lactate oxidation iron-sulfur protein, with amino-acid sequence MTAHSSVRHRAKVALRDDFLRGAVHFTTDRLRNRKQAVTEDFGHWETWRDRGEAIRRHTIENLDHYLAQFADNLERLGAHVHFCADAREALDAVAQIVRAKAARRVVKSKSMVTEEVHLNHHLEQLGVEVIETDLGEYIVQLARETPSHIIIPAIHKTREQIKALFEADGGENLTTETRDLVAFARRRLREMYLTADIGITGCNFGIAETGSIALFTNEGNADLVANLPKTHIVFMGMERILPTLDDLEVFAHLLPKSATGQNTITYLSLITGPRRAGDGDGPEEMHVVILDNGRSRQLGDPDFQAVLHCIRCGACLNVCPVYRQIGGHAYGSVYPGPIGAVLSPLLEGGEAYQDLPYASSLCGACYEACPVKIPLHDMLVKERQRFVAKTGGKTGEKAAFAAYRVTFADHRRYLGAIRLARRLQGGFAKGGVIRAKIGPLAGWTDRRDFPALGSQTFREWWMARKRGTRRG; translated from the coding sequence ATGACCGCCCATTCCTCCGTGCGCCACCGCGCCAAGGTGGCCCTGCGCGACGACTTCCTGCGCGGCGCCGTGCACTTCACGACCGACAGGCTGCGCAACCGCAAGCAGGCTGTGACCGAAGACTTCGGCCACTGGGAAACCTGGCGCGATCGCGGTGAAGCCATTCGGCGGCACACCATCGAAAACCTGGATCACTACCTCGCGCAGTTCGCGGACAACCTCGAGCGGCTCGGCGCCCACGTCCACTTCTGCGCCGATGCGCGCGAGGCGCTCGACGCGGTTGCGCAAATCGTGCGCGCCAAGGCCGCGAGGCGCGTGGTCAAGTCGAAGTCGATGGTGACCGAGGAGGTCCACCTCAACCACCACCTCGAGCAACTCGGCGTCGAGGTCATCGAGACCGATCTCGGCGAATACATCGTGCAGCTCGCGCGCGAAACCCCATCGCACATCATCATTCCGGCCATCCACAAGACGCGCGAGCAGATCAAGGCGCTGTTCGAGGCGGACGGTGGCGAAAACCTCACCACGGAGACGCGCGATCTCGTCGCGTTCGCCCGCCGCCGCCTGCGCGAGATGTACCTGACGGCGGACATCGGCATCACCGGCTGCAACTTCGGGATCGCCGAGACCGGCTCGATTGCCCTTTTCACCAACGAGGGCAACGCCGACCTCGTCGCCAACCTGCCAAAGACGCACATCGTCTTCATGGGCATGGAGCGCATCCTCCCAACGCTCGACGATCTGGAGGTGTTCGCGCACCTTTTGCCGAAAAGCGCGACCGGGCAGAACACCATCACCTACCTGTCGCTCATCACCGGCCCGCGCCGCGCGGGCGATGGCGACGGCCCCGAAGAAATGCACGTCGTCATCCTCGACAACGGCCGCTCGCGCCAGCTCGGCGATCCCGACTTTCAGGCCGTGCTCCACTGTATCCGATGCGGCGCGTGCCTCAACGTCTGCCCGGTGTATCGGCAAATTGGCGGCCACGCGTACGGATCGGTGTATCCCGGGCCCATTGGCGCCGTGCTCTCCCCCCTGCTTGAGGGCGGTGAAGCGTATCAGGATCTGCCGTACGCCTCGAGCCTGTGCGGCGCGTGCTACGAGGCGTGTCCGGTCAAGATTCCCCTCCACGACATGCTGGTCAAGGAGCGACAGCGGTTCGTGGCCAAAACCGGCGGCAAAACGGGCGAAAAGGCGGCGTTCGCGGCGTACCGAGTCACGTTTGCGGATCATCGGCGCTATCTCGGCGCCATCCGCCTGGCGAGGCGCCTCCAGGGCGGGTTCGCGAAAGGCGGCGTGATCCGCGCGAAGATTGGCCCGCTCGCGGGCTGGACGGATCGGCGCGATTTCCCTGCCCTTGGCAGCCAGACGTTTCGCGAGTGGTGGATGGCGAGGAAGCGAGGGACGAGGCGTGGATAA